A region of Nocardioides alkalitolerans DNA encodes the following proteins:
- a CDS encoding L-ribulose-5-phosphate 4-epimerase → MTVVDDVRSTIQGLRREVCALHEQLTRYQLVVWTAGNVSARVPGQDLLVIKPSGVSYDDLTPENMVVCDLEGRVVEGEHAPSSDTEAQAYVYREMPHVGGVVHTHSTYATAWAARGEAVPCVLTMGADEFGGEIPVGPFAVIGDDSIGRGIVDTLRDSRSPAVLMRNHGVFAIGKDARSAVKAAVMCEDVARTVHVSRQLGEPLAIPPAQVDALFDRYQNVYGQR, encoded by the coding sequence ATGACCGTCGTCGACGACGTGCGCAGCACGATCCAGGGGCTGCGCCGCGAGGTGTGCGCGCTGCACGAGCAGCTGACGCGCTACCAGCTCGTGGTGTGGACCGCGGGCAACGTCTCGGCCCGGGTGCCCGGGCAGGACCTGCTCGTCATCAAGCCCAGCGGGGTCTCCTACGACGACCTGACGCCCGAGAACATGGTCGTCTGCGACCTCGAGGGCCGCGTCGTCGAGGGCGAGCACGCGCCGTCCTCCGACACGGAGGCGCAGGCCTACGTCTACCGCGAGATGCCCCACGTCGGCGGCGTCGTGCACACGCACTCGACGTACGCCACCGCGTGGGCCGCGCGCGGCGAGGCGGTCCCGTGTGTGCTGACGATGGGGGCCGACGAGTTCGGCGGCGAGATCCCCGTCGGGCCGTTCGCGGTGATCGGCGACGACTCCATCGGTCGCGGCATCGTCGACACCCTCCGCGACAGCCGCTCCCCGGCGGTGCTCATGCGCAACCACGGGGTCTTCGCGATCGGCAAGGACGCGCGCTCGGCGGTCAAGGCGGCGGTGATGTGCGAGGACGTCGCCCGCACGGTGCACGTGTCCCGGCAGCTCGGCGAGCCCCTGGCGATCCCGCCCGCGCAGGTCGACGCGCTCTTCGACCGCTACCAGAACGTCTACGGCCAGCGCTGA
- the araB gene encoding ribulokinase, with amino-acid sequence MSETPRPTYVVGVDFGTLSGRALVVRVSDGAELGTATHDYAHAVVTDRLPGSGGGGGGALPPEWALQVPDDYREVLRHAVPAAVAAAGIDPADVVGIATDFTACTMVPTLADGTPLCEVPGLEDRPHAYVKLWRHHAAQPQADRINRLAEECGEAWLPRYGGLISSEWEFAKGLQVFEEDREVYDRMDHWVEAADWIVWQLSGQYVRNACSAGYKGIYQDGAYPSADFLSALAPGFEGFVPDKLEHPIGQLGDRAGGLTAEAAAWTGLPEGIAVAVGNVDAHVSAPAAQATGTGQMVAIMGTSTCHVMSADVLREVPGMCGVVDGGIVAGSWGYEAGQSGVGDIFGWFVRTGVPAAYAEAAAAAGESVHEHLTRLASAQEVGEHGLVALDWHSGNRSVLVDHELSGLVVGLTLATRPEDVYRALLEATAFGTRVIVETFRTSGVPVHELIVAGGLAKNHLLMQVYADVTRLPLSILDSEQGPALGSAIHAAVAAGVYADVPSAAKSMGRVRRDVFVPDEARAQRYDALFAEYVALHDHFGRSAPVMRRLKAGRRAAVAARLARESGGER; translated from the coding sequence TTGTCCGAGACCCCACGCCCGACGTACGTCGTCGGGGTCGACTTCGGCACCCTCTCGGGGCGCGCGCTCGTCGTCCGCGTCTCCGACGGGGCCGAGCTCGGCACCGCGACGCACGACTACGCGCACGCGGTCGTCACCGACCGGCTCCCCGGTAGCGGCGGAGGGGGCGGCGGCGCGCTGCCGCCCGAGTGGGCGCTGCAGGTGCCGGACGACTACCGGGAGGTGCTGCGCCACGCCGTGCCCGCCGCGGTCGCCGCCGCCGGCATCGACCCGGCCGACGTCGTCGGCATCGCCACCGACTTCACCGCCTGCACGATGGTCCCGACGCTCGCCGACGGCACGCCGCTCTGCGAGGTGCCGGGCCTGGAGGACCGCCCCCACGCCTACGTGAAGCTGTGGCGCCACCACGCCGCGCAGCCGCAGGCCGACCGCATCAACCGGCTCGCCGAGGAGTGCGGGGAGGCGTGGCTGCCGCGCTACGGCGGGCTGATCTCCTCGGAGTGGGAGTTCGCGAAGGGTCTGCAGGTCTTCGAGGAGGACCGCGAGGTCTACGACCGGATGGACCACTGGGTCGAGGCCGCCGACTGGATCGTCTGGCAGCTCTCCGGGCAGTACGTCCGCAACGCCTGCTCCGCCGGCTACAAGGGCATCTACCAGGACGGCGCCTACCCGTCGGCCGACTTCCTCTCCGCACTGGCGCCCGGGTTCGAGGGGTTCGTGCCCGACAAGCTCGAGCACCCGATCGGCCAGCTCGGCGACCGCGCCGGCGGGCTGACGGCCGAGGCCGCCGCCTGGACCGGCCTTCCCGAGGGCATCGCGGTCGCGGTCGGCAACGTCGACGCGCACGTCAGCGCGCCGGCCGCGCAGGCCACCGGCACCGGTCAGATGGTCGCGATCATGGGCACCTCCACGTGCCACGTCATGAGCGCCGACGTGCTGCGCGAGGTGCCCGGCATGTGCGGCGTCGTCGACGGCGGCATCGTCGCGGGCAGCTGGGGCTACGAGGCGGGCCAGAGCGGCGTCGGCGACATCTTCGGCTGGTTCGTCCGCACGGGCGTGCCCGCGGCGTACGCCGAGGCCGCGGCCGCCGCGGGGGAGTCGGTGCACGAGCACCTCACCCGGCTCGCGTCCGCGCAGGAGGTGGGCGAGCACGGCCTCGTCGCGCTCGACTGGCACAGCGGCAACCGCTCCGTGCTGGTCGACCACGAGCTGTCCGGCCTCGTCGTGGGCCTGACGCTGGCGACCCGCCCGGAGGACGTCTACCGCGCGCTGCTCGAGGCGACCGCGTTCGGCACCCGGGTGATCGTCGAGACCTTCCGCACCAGCGGCGTACCGGTGCACGAGCTGATCGTCGCCGGCGGCCTCGCCAAGAACCACCTCCTCATGCAGGTGTACGCCGACGTCACGCGCCTCCCGCTGTCGATCCTCGACTCGGAACAGGGCCCGGCGCTTGGCTCCGCGATCCACGCGGCGGTCGCGGCGGGCGTGTACGCCGACGTGCCGTCGGCGGCCAAGAGCATGGGCCGGGTGCGGCGCGACGTGTTCGTGCCCGACGAGGCCCGCGCGCAGCGCTACGACGCCCTCTTCGCGGAGTACGTCGCGCTGCACGACCACTTCGGACGGAGCGCGCCCGTCATGCGGCGCCTCAAGGCCGGTCGGCGCGCCGCCGTCGCGGCACGCCTGGCGCGCGAGAGCGGAGGAGAGCGATGA
- a CDS encoding LacI family DNA-binding transcriptional regulator, producing MTALRPEPRVPVMADVARLAGVSHQTVSRVVNGQTNLRPATRQRVEEAIRQLGYRPNTAARALVTRRSATIGVIGSKSGFWGPSTVHRAIQAAGREAGYFVSSVNLQSLTRTELVDAIDHLRAQSVEGIVLISATDDALEVARAQEDLGVPVVVVEGDDAKTRWTVGVDQVRGARLGTRHLIEQGHSEIVHLAGPSTWTEARGRLLGWQQEMYDAGLRPGRPVAGDWSARSGYEAGQAIAARPEVTAVFCANDQMALGLLRALHEAGRRVPDDVSVVGFDDIPEAAYLIPPLTTVRQDFGAVGRRAIEILRSAIGATTAPESLIAPELVVRASTAARTT from the coding sequence GTGACGGCCCTGCGGCCGGAGCCGCGGGTGCCGGTCATGGCCGACGTCGCCCGGCTGGCCGGCGTCTCCCACCAGACCGTCTCCCGCGTCGTCAACGGCCAGACCAACCTGCGCCCCGCCACCCGCCAGCGGGTCGAGGAGGCGATCCGCCAGCTCGGCTACCGCCCCAACACCGCTGCCCGCGCCCTCGTCACCCGGCGCTCCGCGACCATCGGCGTCATCGGCTCCAAGAGCGGCTTCTGGGGTCCCAGCACCGTGCACCGGGCCATCCAGGCGGCCGGCCGCGAGGCGGGCTACTTCGTCAGCTCCGTCAACCTGCAGAGCCTGACGCGCACCGAGCTCGTCGACGCGATCGACCACCTCCGCGCCCAGAGCGTCGAGGGCATCGTGCTCATCTCCGCGACCGACGACGCCCTGGAGGTCGCCCGCGCACAGGAGGACCTCGGCGTGCCCGTCGTCGTCGTCGAGGGCGACGACGCCAAGACCCGCTGGACCGTCGGGGTCGACCAGGTGCGCGGCGCCCGGCTCGGCACGCGCCACCTCATCGAGCAGGGGCACAGCGAGATCGTGCACCTGGCCGGACCGTCCACCTGGACCGAGGCCCGGGGCCGGCTCCTCGGCTGGCAGCAGGAGATGTACGACGCCGGCCTGCGCCCCGGTCGGCCCGTGGCGGGGGACTGGTCGGCGCGGAGCGGCTACGAGGCCGGGCAGGCGATCGCCGCCCGCCCCGAGGTGACCGCCGTGTTCTGCGCCAACGACCAGATGGCCCTCGGCCTGCTCCGGGCGCTGCACGAGGCCGGTCGGCGGGTGCCCGACGACGTCAGCGTCGTGGGCTTCGACGACATCCCCGAGGCGGCCTACCTCATCCCGCCGCTCACCACCGTGCGCCAGGACTTCGGCGCCGTCGGCCGCCGCGCCATCGAGATCCTCCGCTCCGCCATCGGGGCCACGACCGCCCCGGAGAGCCTCATCGCCCCCGAGCTGGTGGTGCGGGCGAGCACCGCGGCGCGCACCACGTGA